From the Papaver somniferum cultivar HN1 chromosome 2, ASM357369v1, whole genome shotgun sequence genome, the window CGCCTATGACTATGACGAGATGCCGGGTCTAGACACCGATCTTGTGGTACACAATCTCGGGGTATCTCCTGAATTCAAGCCCGTGAAACAGAGAAACATGGAGTTCCCTAGGGCCATTGATCTTGCAATAAAGGAAGAAGTGGAGTGATTGCTAAAGGTCAAATTCATCAAGCCTATCTAGCACCCCACTTGTCTAGCTAACATCGTACCTGTGACAAATAAAAACGGGAAAGTCATATGTTGTGTAGATTACAAATACTTAAGCCGAGCATGCCCGAAGGACGATTTTCCGCTACCAAACATCGATATGACGCTAGACGCAACAAGAGAAAAAGGGAGGTACTCCTTCATGGACGGCTTCAGCGGatacaaccaaataaagatggaCCTCTCAGACGCAAATAAGACCTCCTTCCAAACTCCGTACGACAACTTCTATTACGTGGTGGTGCCATTTGGCCTAAAAAATGCTGGCGCCACGTATTAACGCGCCATGACGTCCATATTCCACGACTTGCTGCATCGGACGGTAGAAGTGTATGTCGATGATATCGTGGTTAAAACACAAGAGGCCGAGGACCACACATCTCACCTCAAGACGACTTTTGAGAGATGCAGAAAGTAAAAACTCAAAATGAACCCCCTCAAGTGTGTCTTTGGGGTAGCATCGGGAAAATTCCTAGGCTTCGTCGTGACTAGCGAGGGAATCCGAGTGGATCCGAGCAAAGTTGAGGCGATCACGACGATGGCACCACCATCAAGCACGAAAGAGCTGCAAGCTTTCATAGGACGGATATTGTACATTCGACGCTTCTTTCCCGGTCTAGCGCAGCTAATGACTGCATTCCTCCCCCTACTAAAGACGTGCCCTTTGTATGGGGGGAAATATATTGCGCCGTGTTCGATAAAGTAAAGCAATGCCTTGTCAGCCCCAGGATCCTTAATCCCCCAATACGTGGAGTCCCTCTCTACCTCTATACAACATTTACCAGCTCGGCAATAGGCGCAGTCCTCGCACAAGATATGAGAGGGAACGAGTTATCGCATGTCAATTATGTCAGCCGGGTTCTGCGAGATGCAGAATTAAGATATTTGCGCGTGGAACAGGCGTGCTTAGCTTTCATATACGCAACGCAGAAGTTACAGCCTTATCTTTTGATACATGAAACCATCGTAGTAGCGGCGGCGAAACCTATAGCTTACTTAGCTTCGAAACTTGTCCTAACGGGAAGAACTTCCCGGTGGCTACTACAATTGTCGGAGTTCGAGCTCAAATATCAACGCCCAAATGCAGTTCGAGGACAAGCAATAACCGATCTCATAGCAACGTTTTTTGGAGAAGGGGATGATGAAGTGCACGAATATATACCCGGAGAAGTGGCAGCCACAGACATTGACAAGCCCTGGACCATGTTCTTTGACGGGTCATCATATGGTACTGTCGGAGGCGCCAGAGTAGTATTTGAAGCACCACAAGGGGATCTGCTCTCATACTCGTTCAAATTGGACTTCCCATGTAGTAACAATGTCGGGGAGTATGAAGCACTGATTTTGGGACTCCGAATGGCGAAGGAGATCAATCTAGGGAGCCTAGAAGTTAAGGGTGACTTGGGGCTCGTGACGAACCAAGTGAATGGAGACTTTCATGTCAAAGAACCGCACTTAGCGCCCTATCGGGCAGAGGCCCAAAGATTGATGAACCAAACGGGGTCGACTCTAGACCATACTGGTAGAGGCCGAAATAATCACGCGGATGCCCTGGAAACCCTGGCGAGCAAAGTAAAATTGAATGGCGAGGAAGAAGGCACTTTCACGATACGAAGAAAAGAGCTGCCCAACACTTGGAAAGAGGACCGGTCTTTCGAGGAAACAGACGACTGGAGGCGGGTATATATTGAAGACCTGACCAGGATGGATGAAGGAAGAGTAATTTCCACCCAAGACTTGAAGCAATTCTTAGTGATCCAAGGAGCCTTGTACTATAGGGCAGACGGAGGATCCCTTGCGAGGTGTGTGAATAAGAGAGAAGCTGAGAAGCTTCTCCAGGAGCTGCACGCGGAAACATGTGGGAAAACCGGCGACGTCCGCCTCTACATGTAACTTCAAAGGATGGGTGTGTATTGGCAAAGCATGTCATCTCAAGCGGCAGCACTCCAAGACAGCTGCGCCGATTGTCAAGCTCCACCGCAGCCTGCGGAATTCTGCGCTatcgaagaagaagattggaggaAACCCTACATCGATTTCATCCAGCACAGGAGGTTACCCAGTGACAGGCAGGCGActctaaaaatccaaaataagGCAACGCGTTTCTTCATACACGAGGGCGTCCTTTATCGCAGAAGCTATGGTAACGTCGTGTTACAGTACATGTCGGATCGGGAGGCGTTAGAGGTAATGACTCGGTCTCACGATGCTGAACATCAGGGGATGCGGAAACTGTTCTTACAACTTTATGAGGGAGGCTTCTACTGGCCAACCATGAAAAGCGATACCGCGGAACATGTTCGAAAATGCTTAAACTGCCAGACACATGGAAATATGATCCAAGCACCTCACACTCTACTACGCAACATAGTGACACCATATCCGTTCCATAGCTGGGGACTCGGCCTCACAGGACCGATTAACCCGATGTCTTCAAAACGCCACAAATACATAATAACAGCCACGGAGTGTGCatccaagtgggtcgaagcaataCCCCTTAAAGATTACACATGAGCTACAatagatgcattcatcaaggagcgaATCATTTACAGGTTCGGCGCACCTATGATAATCAGGGAAGACAACGCAAAATCGTTCGTGAATAATGACGTGATTGACTTTCTCCGCCATTACAATATAAGGCTCCACGCGTCAACTCCCTACTACCCCAAAGGGAATGGGCAGGCGGAAGCGACTAACAAGACGCTCATCCGGATCCTTAGCATAACAGTGCACTATCATCATAGAGCATGGCATCAACAACTGCCATTAGCGCTCTGGGAATATAGGATTTCGAAGCGCAGCTCCACGGGAGCATCACCTTATTCTCTAGTCTACAGAGAAGATGCGATATTGCCTGCAGAAATAACGATCCCATCTGCAAGAGTAGAAATGGCTAGCCACACCACACTTGACAAAATAAGCCACCTCGCCCATTTAGACACAATAAAGGAAAGAAGAGCGCGAGCGGAAATATTCGCGGAAGCATACAGAAAGCGCGCAGCTAATTACTATAACCAGAGCGTCAGGGAAAGAGCATTTAAGGTGGATGAGTTAGTCCTGAAGATCGCCCCACACGTACAAAGAAACGCCAGTGATGGAAAGTTTGCTACAAATTTAGAAGGCCCGTTTATGGTAATGAAAGTGGTAGAAAGTGGATACTACAAGCTTAGGCGTATGAACGGAACCAAAGTCAAAACGCCTATTAACGGCAAGTGGTTGAAAAAAATTTATGCGTGAAGTCGCATCATGTAAACATCTGCCCAGAGCAATAAAAGTAAGTTATCCAACATGACGTATCTACAGAAAGGTCTCAGGACATCCAAAGGTGCCTACTTGACTGATAAATTCATAAAAGGTCTCAGGagagccaagggcgcctgatcggctgacaaattcacaaaaggtgtcagaaaatccaaaggcgcctgattgactgacaggTTCACAAAAGTTCCTAGGAATGTCAAGGGCACCtagttgactgacaaattcacaaaaggtctcaggaaatccaaaggcgcctgattgactgacaaattcacaaaaggtctcaggaaagccaaaggcgcttgGTTGACTGacgaattcacaaaaggtctcaggacagccaaaggcgcctgtgcctggttgactgacaaattcacaaaaggtctcaggaaagccaaaggcgcctagtTGACTGacgaattcacaaaaggtctcaggaaagccaaaggtgCCTAGTTGACTGgcgaattcacaaaaggtctcaagaCATCCAAAGGTGCCTGGTTGACTGacgaattcacaaaaggtctcaagacagccaaaggcgcctggttgactgacaaattcacaaaaggtcccagGAAAGCAAAAGACGcatgattgactgaaaaattcacaaaaggtctcaggaaatccaaaggcgcctgattgactgacattcacaaaaggtctcaggaaagccaaaggcaccTGATCACCTGACAAATCCGCAAAAGGTctcggaaagccaaaggcgcccgattgacttTCCTCTACCGACAACATCACCCGTACGAAATAAAAATGAGGGGGAGTAGGAGCATTTCACTAATGCCTACTCTACCCGACTCTTTCGAAGGGGGAGTAgacgcgtttcactaacgcccccTCCTCACACCGGCACCTTCTCAACAAAAAGAAAGGAGAGTAgacgcgtttcactaacgcccccTCCGGCACCTTCGCAAACAAAAAggagggggagtaggcgcatttcactaacgcccaccccacctaGCGCCtctttaaccaaaaaaaaaatatgagggGGAGTAGGCTCGTTTCACTaatgcccaccccacccaacaccttctcaaacaaaaaagaaagggGAGTAGGCGTGTTTTACTAACTCCCACCCCCGACACCTTTTCAAACAaaaaagaagggggagtaggcgcgtttcactaacgccaaCCCCACCTAGCGCCTttttaacaaaacaaaaaaagtggggggagtaggcgcgtttcactaatgcccaccccacccaacaccttcttaaacaaaaaagaAAGGGGTAGgtgcgtttcactaacgcccacccccgACACCTTCTCAAACAAAAAaggagggggagtaggcgcgtttcactaacaccCACCCCACCTAACgcttttttaacaaaaaaaaaaggaggggGAGTAGGaacgtttcactaacgcccaccccacccaacaccttcttaaacaaaaagaagggggagtaggcgcgtttcactaacgcccaccccacctagcgcctttttaaccaaaaaaaatggtgggggagtaggcgcgtttgactaacgcccaccccacccagcACCTTCTCAAACAaaaaagaagggggagtaggcgcgtttcactaacgcccacacCCGGCACCTtctcaacaaaaagaagggggagtaggcACCTTACTAGGGAGTTAACCCTCTTTTATCAGTGGTAACCCCTCATAAAAGAGGAAGGGAGTACGCATACCCCTCTcacgaaaaaaaagagagagagaaacgcGAGAGGATTGAAGTAAGCGcattaaaaaaaagagaagaaagaaagggaAGAGAACAGAGAAACAAATACTCCAACTTAAAAGCAAAAACTATTCATGTTGATTCAAAACAAATACAAAAGGGAACATAGGAACTAAGTGTAGCGTCCGTTATTACACTGGGCAGTGGCCAAACGAAGATCCTGATCAGCTTCATGCACCAAATGATGGATGTCTTGAATAACCCCATCCTCAGCTCCAGCTTCACGAGCAAGCGAAAGAGTGTCCTCATGCTCATCGTACTCTTTACGAGATTTATCCTGACGAATCAATCGAAGCGTCCATAACAAACCCGCTTCCTCTTTTAGGACTAATAAACACGCCAGTTCGTCCTCAAGATGGAAGTGAGGTACGAGCGTAGACGCAGCCGCTAAGGTCAGAGTATGTCCAAGAAGTGGTGAAGTTGTCTGATCGGAAATCCATAGATGGCAATCGGAAATGGAGCGATCTATTGTAGCCATCAGCATCGTCGAATCTGTAAATAATTGATTGGACGCGTCGCGAGCGGTAATAGCCTCGTCCAGCGCTTGCTGGATCCCTAATGGCACGCGAACTGATGGTTCGACTTGCTGAGCAGTATGGTACGCCTCATGTTGTAACCTAAAGTTTTCGCGCTTGGCATCTCTATTTACCTTCCTCTGCTTTTGAAGTTCCTCGATTTTGGACTTCACAAGCAGAAGTCGCTTCAGTTCACAGCGTCTGAATCTCGCCGAAACCAACATGGGAACAGGTGCCAAGGATAATACATATCCGTGAAGAGAGTCGGCCATGCAGGCAATATGATTGACCAAGAGAAGgagaaaatgaaattgaaaagaaactaGTAAACATACTAGGGTGAAGAACTGTATATAAAGGTGAAGGGTGTGATTCACGATGCAGTTACCGTCcatacccccccccccctttcGTTACATGTGGAGATACGTGTCGATTCACATTGACAATGGAGTACAGGAGACGATGCTCCCGAGGCAGCTCTGGGATACCTTCTACAGGGAAGGAAAAATCGAAACGAGTCCCGGGGACTTAGAGATCAAAGACCAGCAGGGAAATATCCACGAGACAGAGGGGTAGGGAAAGTAGAAATAGGGAAAAAAAGCAAAGAAACAAACAATAAATAGCACTAACATCAAAGAAAATCCACAAGAGACAGAATACCAAAACaagtgaacaaaaaaaaaagatagcaaAATAAGCCACCCAAAAACGACACGCACCATTAACTAACTATCAACTCGCGACAACGGGCAATGTTCATATCCACGGCTTCCGCCATTAAACGCTCCTCATCAAACTGAATGGTGGCCTGAGTGCCTTCATGTTCATCACACTCCCTACGTGATTTGTCTAAGCGAGTCCTCCTGAGAGCCCACAGCGCCCCCACCTCTTCTTTTAACGCTAGTAAACGCGCGAGCTCATCTTTGGGATAGAGCAAGTTTACAAGCGCTGAGACAGCCGCTAGGGACAGAGTGTTCCCCGGGAGCCGCGTAGTCACTTGGTCAGAGGTACACGAACGACAATCAGCGATGGCATGATCTATAGTTGCTGTCATTAGTGAGGAGTCCATGAGAAGTGAATTGGCAGCGTACCGAGATGTAACATCGTCATCAAAAGCGTGCTGAATGGTAGATGTCATGTGTCCGGCCCTCTGAGCCGCCTGATGCGCTTCATGACGTTCCGCGAACTGGGCACGCACGGAGTCCCTTTTTGCTAATCTGTGTTCGCGAAGCGCCTTAATTTCGGCCTTCACTAGCAACAGGCGCTCCAGTTCCGCATCCTTGAACATTGAGACCAGTGCAGGAATAGGCGCTAAGGATAAAACATACCAATGAAGGGAATGAGCCATTTAAGTAAAGTATCCTACAGgaagaaacaaaaatgaaaaacgaGGTGTTTGAAGCGGATGATCGAATAGAAGGAACGATACCTATATATAGAGGAAGTGTCATTATAAATAGCATAATAACCGTCCCGCTGCATGCGACGCGTGGTGATCGAGAATGAAGGATGATTTGACTATCGGGTCATTTAAAAATTGACCCAATAgttaggggactaatgttgatacatgaaaatatcaCCCCTTAGTCGGGCTAGTGTGCCCCTAAAATAGAGGAAAAACcaacatgagacatggggactaaagcccaagtacaccaagaaagtgtctattagatggaaaggacaaggggagaattaataggaaagaaggaggttttattagagaaggaatgtcattagtagtaattaaagaagtttaggacacatggcatgatgtcataaaaggaaggggcttttggaaagtctatataaagaaggacaagatacaatggaaagacaactctctctcttgcTATTCTTAGTATAGTGAGGTTATTTGGTGTGGCCaggacgggtaggacctaaaCACGAATTCACCTCTCAACATTAAACATCAAATACAACTAACATTTATTCTACTCCATACATATACTCgagttaagaatgagtatgatttcatacttatTTTCAAATCGTTTGAGAAGTCATActcgttttcaattcgagtataaaATTATACTCGTTTTCAAGTTGGGTGCAAAATCATATGCATTTTCAATTCGGATATAACCCTATTTTCACTTGTACTCGaactgaaatcgagtatgatttcatactcattttgtgatcgagtattaactagaagaaaaaaatgggttaactagaatcagtttatatgGTCTTTCACATAATTcgattctagcaaaaaaaaaacatacaaaagaCTAGATATTCACATAATTGGTTTATATGTGAGGCACATAAAGACCGATTCTTGGTTTCTCTTCAAATCCAAACTTGgactcagaatcggttta encodes:
- the LOC113351971 gene encoding uncharacterized protein LOC113351971, whose translation is MRGNELSHVNYVSRVLRDAELRYLRVEQACLAFIYATQKLQPYLLIHETIVVAAAKPIAYLASKLVLTGRTSRWLLQLSEFELKYQRPNAVRGQAITDLIATFFGEGDDEVHEYIPGEVAATDIDKPWTMFFDGSSYGTVGGARVVFEAPQGDLLSYSFKLDFPCSNNVGEYEALILGLRMAKEINLGSLEVKGDLGLVTNQVNGDFHVKEPHLAPYRAEAQRLMNQTGSTLDHTGRGRNNHADALETLASKVKLNGEEEGTFTIRRKELPNTWKEDRSFEETDDWRRVYIEDLTRMDEGRVISTQDLKQFLVIQGALYYRADGGSLARCVNKREAEKLLQELHAETCGKTGDVRLYM
- the LOC113351972 gene encoding uncharacterized protein LOC113351972, which codes for MGVYWQSMSSQAAALQDSCADCQAPPQPAEFCAIEEEDWRKPYIDFIQHRRLPSDRQATLKIQNKATRFFIHEGVLYRRSYGNVVLQYMSDREALEVMTRSHDAEHQGMRKLFLQLYEGGFYWPTMKSDTAEHVRKCLNCQTHGNMIQAPHTLLRNIVTPYPFHSWGLGLTGPINPMSSKRHKYIITATECASKWVEAIPLKDYT